The genomic stretch GGTGAGGAGGTGCTCCGGGTCGCCCTGGAGCGCCAGCGCATGGTGCTGGGCCGCGCCCAGGACTGCGACATCGTCATCCCGGATCCCCACGTGAGCCGCCAGCACCTGGCGCTGCTGCTGGACGGCACGCGCTGCCTGCT from Hyalangium gracile encodes the following:
- a CDS encoding FHA domain-containing protein — its product is MPELVFFRRGEEVLRVALERQRMVLGRAQDCDIVIPDPHVSRQHLALLLDGTRCLL